ACGGGGCCAGCAGCGAGGGGGCAGGCCTCGGCGGGGGCCAGGCGGCGGGCCGGGGCGCGCGGCGAGGCCACCCACCTCCTGATGTAGCTGCTGAGGCGGCAGAGCTGCCCGTCGAGGCGCACGAGGCCGTCGCTGAAGACGTTGAAGCCGCCGCGCGCGGCCGCGGGCTCCGCGGGGCCGGGCACCACGAGCTGGTCGCCGCGCAGCTGGAAGGCGCCGGGCTGCAGGCGCAGCAGCTGTGCCAGCGGCAGCAGGGCCAGCTCGCAGTCGCACGTCCACAGGCTGCGCAGCTCCCCCGACGAGATGGACGTCAGGCTCGGCCTGGCTGCCGGCGCGCTCGCCGTCCCCGCCATGGCCCTGCCCGCGCTCCCGCCGTCGATGTCCCAGGGACGGGCTGGCGCCCCGACTCCGTCCGCCCTCCCGAGCTCGGGTCGCCGCTCGGGTgccgcccgcctgcccgcccgcgAGGAGCGAAGCGCCGCAGGCACCGAGCGGAAAAAGCGTTCCCGGCACCGCGCGGCCCTTTTATCCGCCGCCGCGCCCCTCCCGGCCCTCGGGCACGACCCCAGACGCTCCGGGCGCGTTACAGCATCTCGGGGTTTGGCACGCGCCCGGAGGGCCGCGCCCGCTCGCAGCCGAGGGTTACTCATCCCCCTGGGGTGCTCCGCTCCACGCCCGGGGCTGGGCCCGCCCCCGCCTGGACActgcggggcggggtgggggcgagggACACTGCCCGGGGGTGGGAGCATCCGTCCCAGGTGCGGGGTCTGGCCGGCGGTGAGAGCGAGAGCGCGCAGCTCCCG
This portion of the Camelus dromedarius isolate mCamDro1 chromosome 13, mCamDro1.pat, whole genome shotgun sequence genome encodes:
- the MEDAG gene encoding mesenteric estrogen-dependent adipogenesis protein isoform X2, whose translation is MAGTASAPAARPSLTSISSGELRSLWTCDCELALLPLAQLLRLQPGAFQLRGDQLVVPGPAEPAAARGGFNVFSDGLVRLDGQLCRLSSYIRRYVELTNYCDYKDYRETILSKPMLFFINVQTQKDASKERTYAFLVNTRHPKIRRQLEQGMDMVISSVIGESYRLQFDFQEAVKNFFPPGNKVQ